A portion of the Melanotaenia boesemani isolate fMelBoe1 chromosome 2, fMelBoe1.pri, whole genome shotgun sequence genome contains these proteins:
- the s1pr5a gene encoding sphingosine 1-phosphate receptor 5a, whose protein sequence is MTTESFLAVYPSVAPPAAPMSAGMLHMFSEYRSNAVIIEHYNYTGKLNKNKYTDGLKPEAIAFLLVCLLIVVENAVVLLAIWKNKKFHMPMYYLLGNLTLSDLLAGFTYMVNIMTSGANTLSMTPVLYFLREGGVFIMLAASVISLLAIAIERHVTMVRMKPYQGDKQGRMFALIGASWVLSVFLGVLPVLGWNCMGQLDQCSTVLPLYAKSYILFCITIFSAILMSIVVLYVRIFRIVKVNTQRLALVPQRKGLYRKSQKYMALLKTVTIVLGVFIACWLPLFILLLLDFFCQTKKCEVLFKADYFLGIAMFNSLLNPIIYTLTSKDMRKAILRLLCHHCLVTKDGQVKKFGMPFLDCSTSKTDGASHRLEGLETTVSSGNFTPSSIKVIYPRVSKT, encoded by the coding sequence ATGACCACTGAATCTTTCCTTGCTGTTTATCCTTCTGTAGCTCCACCTGCCGCTCCCATGTCTGCAGGAATGCTGCATATGTTTAGTGAGTACCGGAGCAATGCAGTTATCATAGAGCACTACAACTACACGGGGAAGCTGAATAAGAACAAGTACACGGATGGACTCAAACCTGAAGCCATAGCTTTCCTGCTGGTCTGCCTGCTTATTGTTGTAGAAAATGCTGTGGTGCTTCTGGCAATCTGGAAGAATAAGAAATTCCATATGCCCATGTACTATTTATTGGGCAATTTGACTCTCTCAGACCTGCTGGCAGGTTTCACCTACATGGTGAACATCATGACGTCTGGTGCCAACACGTTAAGCATGACCCCTGTGTTGTATTTCCTGAGGGAGGGCGGTGTGTTCATCATGCTGGCTGCCTCCGTCATCAGTCTGCTGGCCATCGCCATAGAGCGCCATGTCACCATGGTGAGGATGAAGCCGTACCAGGGGGACAAACAGGGGCGAATGTTTGCTCTGATTGGAGCCAGCTGGGTGCTGTCTGTGTTCCTGGGCGTCCTGCCTGTCCTGGGTTGGAACTGCATGGGGCAGTTGGACCAGTGCTCCACCGTCCTGCCCCTTTACGCCAAAAGCTACATCCTTTTCTGCATCACCATCTTCAGCGCCATCCTCATGTCCATCGTGGTGCTGTACGTCCGCATCTTCCGCATCGTCAAGGTCAACACCCAGCGCCTGGCTTTGGTCCCACAGCGGAAAGGTCTGTACCGCAAATCCCAGAAGTACATGGCACTGCTTAAAACGGTCACCATCGTCCTGGGAGTCTTCATCGCGTGCTGGCTGCCCCTTttcatcctcctcctgctgGATTTCTTCTGCCAAACCAAAAAGTGTGAGGTGCTCTTTAAGGCAGACTACTTCCTGGGCATCGCCATGTTCAACTCTCTCCTGAACCCCATCATCTACACGCTGACCAGCAAGGACATGAGGAAGGCCATCCTCAGGCTGCTTTGCCACCACTGCCTCGTAACCAAAGATGGACAAGTGAAAAAGTTTGGGATGCCCTTCTTAGATTGCAGCACCAGTAAGACGGACGGAGCCTCTCACAGACTGGAGGGACTGGAGACAACAGTGTCTTCTGGTAACTTTACACCCTCGTCCATTAAAGTTATTTATCCCAGGGTGTCTAAGACATGA